Proteins from a genomic interval of Phenylobacterium sp. LH3H17:
- a CDS encoding MerR family transcriptional regulator, protein MHMSIQSRVQISALTRRYGVSPRAIRFYEEEGLITAARDRQNRRIYDADAQARLAQIVDLRRCGLSIPEIREGLELQDSGAPPENNLDYVLRRLRNRRSQVSAELEALDRQIETLARDGRQLRTRRVV, encoded by the coding sequence ATGCACATGTCGATCCAGAGCCGCGTGCAGATCTCGGCCCTCACCCGGCGCTACGGCGTCTCGCCCCGGGCCATCCGGTTCTATGAGGAGGAGGGGTTGATCACGGCGGCCCGCGACCGCCAGAACCGCCGCATCTATGACGCCGACGCCCAGGCCCGGCTGGCCCAGATCGTCGACCTGCGCCGCTGCGGGCTCAGCATCCCGGAGATCCGGGAGGGACTGGAGCTGCAGGACAGCGGCGCGCCGCCGGAGAACAATCTCGACTATGTGCTGCGCCGCCTGCGCAACCGCCGCAGCCAGGTCAGCGCCGAGCTGGAGGCCTTGGACCGCCAGATCGAGACCCTGGCCCGCGACGGCCGCCAGCTGCGGACACGCCGCGTCGTCTGA
- a CDS encoding 3-hydroxybutyrate dehydrogenase — protein sequence MMSLTDKVAVVTGAASGIGRDIAKAFLAEGAKVVIADLNFDAANATAKEFDPSGERAMGVAMDVTDEAQVEAGIEAAAARFGGIDVLVSNAGVQIVGPLETFAFSDWKKLLAIHLDGAFLTTRACLKHMYAQGRGGTVIYMGSVHSKEASVLKAPYVTAKHGLEGLTKVVAKEGAAHGVRANLICPGFVRTPLVEKQIPEQAQALGLSEADVIKKVMLKDTVDGEFTTVDDVARTAVFLAGFPTNALTGQSIVVSHGWYMQ from the coding sequence ATGATGAGCCTCACGGACAAGGTCGCCGTCGTCACCGGCGCGGCCAGCGGCATCGGCAGGGACATCGCCAAGGCCTTCCTCGCCGAGGGGGCCAAGGTCGTCATCGCCGATCTCAATTTCGACGCCGCCAATGCGACGGCCAAGGAATTCGATCCCAGCGGCGAGCGGGCGATGGGCGTGGCCATGGACGTGACGGACGAGGCCCAGGTCGAGGCCGGAATCGAGGCCGCGGCGGCCCGTTTCGGTGGGATCGACGTCCTGGTGTCCAACGCCGGCGTCCAGATCGTCGGGCCGTTGGAGACCTTCGCGTTCAGCGACTGGAAGAAGCTGCTGGCCATCCACCTGGACGGCGCCTTCCTGACCACCCGCGCCTGCCTCAAGCACATGTACGCCCAGGGTCGCGGCGGGACGGTGATCTATATGGGCTCGGTCCACTCCAAGGAGGCCTCGGTGCTGAAGGCGCCCTATGTCACCGCCAAGCACGGGCTGGAAGGCCTGACCAAGGTGGTGGCCAAGGAGGGCGCCGCCCACGGGGTCCGCGCCAACCTCATCTGCCCGGGCTTCGTACGCACGCCCCTGGTCGAGAAGCAGATCCCCGAGCAGGCCCAGGCCCTGGGCCTCAGCGAGGCGGATGTGATCAAGAAGGTGATGCTCAAGGACACCGTGGACGGCGAGTTCACCACGGTGGACGACGTGGCGCGCACGGCGGTCTTCCTGGCCGGCTTCCCGACCAACGCCCTGACCGGTCAGTCGATCGTGGTCAGCCACGGCTGGTACATGCAGTAG
- a CDS encoding patatin-like phospholipase family protein, with protein sequence MRPQATRPAAPHAKRTGVAPPETHRSCATPFESVALLLQGGGALGAYQAGVYEALHEAGIEPTWIAGISIGAINSAIIAGNPREHRVARLRAFWEQVSAARDGGWADQWTRLVTFDAARGWLNQLAAGQIVAGGVPGFFTPRLPPPYLTPPGSPGATSWYDAAALRSTLERLVDFDLINAKAMRFSVGAVNVRTGNFAYFDNEIDTIGPEHVMASGALPPAFEAVEIEDELYWDGGLVSNTPLDWVLSAHSALDTLIFQVDLWSARGDAPRDLSEVAVRMKEVQFSSRTRAATDTFRRLQHFRATFNELLAKMPPELAATPQARMLAEASDPAVYNIIQLVYRSPTYEGQSKDYEFSRRTMEEHWLAGRRDALATLAHPEVLIPPTAAHGVEVYDFVTPSARVAPPSKKE encoded by the coding sequence ATGCGCCCGCAAGCAACCAGACCGGCCGCCCCACACGCCAAGCGCACCGGCGTCGCCCCGCCTGAGACCCACAGGTCGTGCGCCACGCCTTTCGAGAGCGTGGCCCTGCTGCTGCAGGGCGGCGGCGCCCTGGGCGCGTATCAGGCCGGGGTCTACGAAGCCCTGCATGAGGCGGGCATCGAGCCGACCTGGATCGCCGGCATCTCCATCGGGGCCATCAACAGCGCGATCATTGCGGGCAATCCGCGCGAGCACCGGGTCGCCAGGCTCCGCGCCTTCTGGGAGCAGGTCAGCGCGGCGCGCGACGGCGGCTGGGCCGATCAATGGACCAGGCTGGTGACCTTCGACGCCGCCCGAGGCTGGCTGAACCAGTTGGCGGCGGGACAGATCGTGGCCGGCGGGGTCCCTGGCTTTTTCACCCCGCGCCTGCCGCCGCCCTATCTGACCCCGCCGGGCTCTCCCGGAGCCACCAGCTGGTACGACGCCGCCGCCCTCCGCTCGACCCTGGAGCGGCTGGTCGACTTCGACCTGATCAACGCCAAGGCCATGCGCTTCAGCGTCGGTGCGGTAAACGTCCGCACCGGCAATTTCGCCTATTTCGACAACGAGATCGACACGATCGGCCCCGAGCACGTCATGGCCAGCGGCGCGCTGCCGCCGGCATTCGAGGCGGTGGAAATCGAGGACGAACTCTACTGGGACGGCGGCCTGGTCTCGAACACGCCCCTGGACTGGGTGCTGTCCGCCCATTCGGCCCTCGACACCCTGATCTTCCAGGTCGACCTGTGGAGCGCCCGCGGCGATGCGCCTCGCGACCTGTCGGAAGTGGCGGTGCGGATGAAGGAGGTGCAGTTCTCCAGCCGCACGCGGGCGGCGACGGACACCTTCCGAAGGCTGCAGCACTTCCGCGCCACCTTCAACGAGCTGCTGGCGAAGATGCCGCCCGAACTGGCCGCCACGCCACAGGCTCGAATGCTGGCGGAGGCCTCCGACCCCGCCGTCTACAACATCATCCAGCTGGTCTACCGCTCGCCCACCTATGAGGGCCAGTCGAAGGACTATGAGTTCTCCCGCCGAACCATGGAGGAGCACTGGCTCGCCGGGCGGCGGGACGCGCTCGCCACCCTCGCCCACCCCGAGGTGCTGATCCCGCCCACGGCCGCCCATGGCGTCGAGGTCTACGATTTCGTGACCCCGTCCGCGCGCGTCGCGCCTCCCAGCAAGAAGGAATAA
- a CDS encoding aminotransferase class V-fold PLP-dependent enzyme, producing the protein MLTSKRHLFEIPAGIAYFNTAYNAPLLNASRDALVVAAGAKSRPWERTPDDFFADAERARELAAGLFGGGADGWAVIPAASYGISAAARAIEPTLRSGDQILLLDEEFPSNVLPWRRTARERGAEVVTVATPADGDWTAAVLAHLGPRVKVAALANCHWTNGARLDLVAIGAACRAVGAVLVLDATQSLGALPLDLQAVAPDFLVAAGYKWLLAPYGFGLMYVAPAWREARPLEETWLVRDNASDFANLVRYSDAYRPGARRFDVGETCATTVLPGALAALEQLQAWGVPAIAEALGAVNAQIAERLEALGFTLPPAELRCPHMFGARMPEGFSGDLVGALRAKNVFVSQRGTSVRFAPHLHVTEEDVVSLLDGLEACAKAAQAG; encoded by the coding sequence ATGCTGACCTCGAAACGCCACCTGTTCGAGATCCCGGCCGGGATCGCCTATTTCAACACGGCCTACAACGCCCCGCTGCTGAACGCCTCGCGCGACGCCCTGGTCGTGGCCGCCGGCGCCAAGAGCCGGCCCTGGGAGCGGACCCCGGACGACTTCTTCGCCGACGCCGAACGGGCGCGGGAGCTGGCCGCGGGCCTGTTTGGCGGCGGGGCCGACGGCTGGGCGGTGATCCCGGCGGCGAGCTACGGGATCAGCGCCGCGGCCCGGGCCATCGAGCCCACCCTGCGGTCCGGCGACCAGATCCTGCTGCTGGACGAGGAGTTCCCCTCCAATGTCCTGCCCTGGCGACGGACGGCGCGGGAGCGCGGCGCGGAGGTGGTCACCGTCGCCACCCCGGCCGACGGTGACTGGACCGCCGCGGTCCTCGCCCACCTCGGGCCGCGGGTGAAGGTCGCGGCGCTGGCCAACTGCCACTGGACCAACGGCGCGCGGCTGGACCTCGTGGCTATCGGCGCCGCCTGCCGCGCCGTCGGCGCCGTCCTGGTGCTGGACGCCACCCAGAGCCTGGGCGCCCTGCCGCTGGACCTGCAGGCCGTCGCCCCCGACTTCCTGGTGGCCGCCGGCTACAAGTGGCTGCTCGCCCCCTACGGGTTTGGCCTGATGTATGTGGCCCCGGCCTGGCGCGAGGCGCGACCGCTGGAGGAGACCTGGCTGGTCCGCGACAATGCCAGCGATTTCGCCAACCTGGTCCGCTACAGCGACGCCTACCGCCCCGGCGCGCGGCGCTTCGACGTGGGCGAGACCTGCGCCACCACCGTCCTGCCCGGCGCCCTGGCGGCCCTGGAGCAACTCCAGGCCTGGGGCGTGCCGGCCATCGCCGAGGCCCTGGGCGCGGTTAACGCCCAGATCGCCGAGCGCCTCGAGGCCCTAGGCTTCACCCTGCCGCCGGCGGAGCTGCGCTGCCCGCACATGTTCGGGGCGCGGATGCCGGAGGGGTTCTCCGGCGACCTCGTGGGCGCGCTGCGGGCGAAGAACGTGTTCGTCAGCCAGCGGGGGACGTCGGTGAGGTTTGCGCCGCACCTGCACGTGACGGAGGAGGATGTGGTGTCGCTTCTCGATGGACTCGAAGCGTGCGCAAAGGCCGCCCAGGCTGGGTGA
- a CDS encoding penicillin acylase family protein, producing the protein MRTFGLILFLVLATAGSAQAADDLAAWKRQAGNVTIVRDDWGIAHITGKTDSDAVFGLVYAQAEDDFNRVETNYINAMGRLAEAEGESAIWQDLRMKLFIDPVELKAQYARSPAWLRKLMDAWAGGLNYYLATHPEVTPRVIKRFEPWMALSFSEGSIGGDIERVSLSQLEAFYGKKTVAMAADETGAVFKEPTGSNGFAIAPSNTRDGKALLLINPHTSFFFRSEVQVTSGQGLNAYGAVTWGQFFVYQGFNEHAGWMHTSSGVDVVDEFAETIARSGDKLTYRYGAETRPVTVKTIAVPYKAADGTMATRTFATYATHHGPIVREADGKWIATALMNTPVAALQQSFLRTKTTDYASFLKVAELRGNSSNNTIFADAKGQIAYLHPQFIPRRDDRFDYTRPVDGSDPATDWKGLHALSEAPALLNPKTGWLFNTNDWPWSAAGPDSPRRRDYPRYMDTAGPNPRGAHAALVLTARKDFTLPTLIEAAYDPYLPAFARLIPALVEAYDATTGADPLKVRLADQVAALRAWDYRWSAESTETSLAVFWGEALWAEAGPAAKAAGISVYDYMATRTTPEQKLTALAKAADRLTQDFGSWRTTWGEINRFQRLTGDIAQPFDDAAPSIPVPFTSAQWGSLASFGAKRYPTTKRYYGTSGNSFVAAVEFGPKVKAFAITAGGESGDPRSRHFNDQALRYSQGALREVYFYPEQLRGKTERTYRPGE; encoded by the coding sequence TTGCGGACCTTCGGCCTGATCCTGTTCCTGGTCCTCGCGACGGCGGGTTCCGCCCAAGCCGCCGATGACCTCGCCGCCTGGAAGCGCCAGGCGGGCAATGTGACCATCGTCCGCGACGACTGGGGCATCGCCCACATCACCGGCAAGACCGACTCCGACGCGGTGTTCGGCCTCGTCTACGCCCAGGCCGAGGACGACTTCAACCGGGTCGAGACCAATTACATCAACGCCATGGGCCGCCTGGCCGAGGCCGAGGGCGAGTCGGCCATCTGGCAGGACCTGCGGATGAAGCTGTTCATCGATCCGGTCGAGCTGAAGGCGCAGTATGCCCGCAGCCCGGCCTGGCTCCGCAAGCTGATGGACGCCTGGGCCGGCGGGCTGAACTACTACCTCGCCACCCACCCCGAGGTGACGCCGCGGGTGATCAAGCGCTTCGAGCCCTGGATGGCGCTGAGCTTCTCCGAAGGCAGCATCGGCGGCGACATCGAGCGGGTCTCGCTCAGCCAGCTCGAGGCCTTCTACGGTAAGAAGACGGTGGCCATGGCCGCCGACGAGACCGGCGCCGTGTTCAAGGAGCCCACCGGCTCCAACGGCTTCGCCATCGCGCCCTCCAACACCCGGGACGGCAAGGCCCTGCTGCTGATCAATCCGCACACGTCTTTCTTCTTCCGCTCCGAGGTGCAGGTGACCAGCGGCCAGGGGCTGAACGCCTATGGCGCGGTCACCTGGGGCCAGTTCTTCGTCTATCAGGGCTTCAACGAGCACGCCGGCTGGATGCACACCTCCAGCGGCGTCGACGTGGTCGACGAGTTCGCCGAGACCATCGCCAGGTCGGGCGACAAGCTGACCTACCGCTACGGGGCCGAGACCCGGCCGGTCACCGTCAAGACCATCGCCGTCCCCTACAAGGCCGCCGACGGGACCATGGCGACCCGCACCTTCGCCACCTACGCCACCCATCACGGGCCGATCGTGCGCGAGGCGGACGGCAAGTGGATCGCCACGGCCCTGATGAACACCCCGGTGGCGGCCCTGCAGCAGTCCTTCCTGCGCACCAAGACCACCGATTATGCCAGCTTCCTCAAGGTGGCCGAGCTCAGGGGCAACTCGTCCAACAACACCATCTTCGCCGACGCCAAGGGCCAGATCGCCTATCTGCACCCGCAGTTCATCCCGAGGCGCGACGACCGGTTCGACTACACCAGGCCGGTGGACGGCTCCGACCCCGCCACCGACTGGAAGGGCCTGCATGCGCTCTCCGAGGCGCCGGCCCTGCTCAACCCCAAAACCGGCTGGCTGTTCAACACCAATGACTGGCCCTGGTCGGCTGCGGGTCCCGATAGCCCGCGGCGCCGCGACTATCCGCGCTACATGGACACCGCCGGCCCCAATCCGCGCGGGGCCCACGCGGCCCTGGTGCTGACCGCCCGCAAGGACTTCACCCTGCCGACCCTGATCGAGGCGGCCTACGACCCGTACCTGCCGGCCTTCGCGCGTCTGATCCCCGCCCTGGTCGAGGCCTATGACGCCACGACGGGCGCCGACCCCTTGAAGGTCAGGCTCGCCGACCAGGTCGCCGCCCTGCGCGCCTGGGACTATCGCTGGTCGGCGGAGTCGACGGAGACGTCCCTGGCGGTGTTCTGGGGCGAGGCGCTGTGGGCCGAGGCCGGTCCCGCCGCCAAGGCCGCGGGGATCAGCGTCTACGACTACATGGCCACCCGCACGACCCCGGAGCAGAAGCTCACGGCCCTGGCCAAGGCCGCCGATCGGCTCACCCAGGACTTCGGGTCCTGGAGGACCACCTGGGGCGAGATCAACCGCTTCCAGCGCCTGACCGGCGACATCGCCCAGCCCTTCGACGACGCGGCCCCCAGCATCCCCGTGCCCTTCACCTCGGCCCAGTGGGGCTCGCTGGCCTCCTTCGGCGCCAAGCGTTACCCGACCACCAAGCGCTATTACGGGACCAGCGGGAACAGCTTCGTCGCCGCTGTCGAGTTCGGCCCCAAGGTCAAGGCCTTCGCCATCACCGCCGGCGGCGAGAGCGGCGACCCCAGGTCCAGGCACTTTAACGACCAGGCCCTGCGCTACAGCCAGGGCGCGCTGCGGGAGGTGTACTTCTATCCAGAGCAGCTCAGGGGAAAGACGGAGCGGACGTATCGGCCGGGGGAGTGA
- a CDS encoding enoyl-CoA hydratase/isomerase family protein → MALIETADFVHVLYGVHDHIARITLNRPERRNALNPRAYAEIEAAFRHASADPEVRCVLVTGADPAFCSGEDVKEMMTGEAPAGPPRPPRVKFEPTPAAMAVIDCEKPVIAAVNGAAVGWGMELALYADIRIASEKAVFAELFIKRGLICDVGGLWMLPAIVGPAKAAELLFTGDPIDAREAERIGLVTDTVPHDALLPRAEAMAARIAANPPLALRYMKQGLRRTTHGDPREIGGWAIEIIYRLFATEDHREGVKSFLEKRPPVFTGR, encoded by the coding sequence ATGGCCCTGATCGAGACCGCCGACTTCGTCCACGTGCTCTACGGCGTGCACGACCACATCGCGCGCATCACCCTCAACCGGCCCGAACGCCGGAACGCGCTCAATCCGCGCGCCTATGCCGAGATCGAGGCCGCCTTCCGCCACGCCAGCGCCGACCCGGAAGTCCGCTGCGTCCTGGTCACCGGCGCCGATCCGGCCTTCTGCTCGGGCGAAGACGTCAAGGAAATGATGACCGGCGAGGCGCCCGCGGGCCCGCCCCGTCCGCCGCGGGTGAAGTTCGAACCGACCCCGGCCGCCATGGCCGTCATCGACTGCGAGAAGCCTGTGATCGCGGCGGTCAACGGCGCGGCGGTCGGCTGGGGCATGGAACTCGCCCTCTACGCGGACATCCGCATCGCCTCGGAGAAGGCGGTGTTCGCCGAGCTGTTCATCAAGCGCGGCCTGATCTGCGACGTCGGCGGATTGTGGATGCTGCCGGCCATCGTCGGTCCGGCCAAGGCCGCCGAGCTGCTGTTCACCGGCGATCCCATCGACGCCCGGGAGGCCGAGCGCATCGGTCTGGTCACCGACACCGTGCCGCATGACGCGTTGCTGCCAAGGGCCGAGGCCATGGCCGCCCGCATCGCCGCCAACCCGCCGCTCGCCCTGCGCTACATGAAGCAGGGCCTGCGCCGCACCACCCACGGCGACCCGCGCGAGATCGGCGGCTGGGCCATCGAGATCATCTATCGCCTGTTCGCCACCGAGGATCACCGCGAGGGGGTGAAGAGCTTCCTGGAAAAACGCCCGCCGGTCTTCACCGGCCGCTAG
- a CDS encoding phosphotransferase translates to MSADPGTPNLGEVRAAHRLDEAALDRWLAANVEGYRGPLSVSQFKGGASNPTYLLSAGGARYVLRKKPPGLLLASAHQVDREYRVMKALGEVGFPVPRMRALCEDDAVIGTSFYVMDFLEGRIFRDARLPGLEPAERRAIYDELNAVLARLHAIDPVAVGLGDFGRPGNYFERQIGRFIKQYRGAETETMPAMEALIEQLPGRIPAEGPVTIAHGDYRLENVMFHPTEPRIIAVLDWELSTLGHPLADLAYTCILWHSRSESWGTLDGIDLAAAGIPTEEQHVAAYCRRTGRDGIEDFPFYLAFSLFRLASISQGVFKRNLDGIGTSDPSTDNSGARTLAETALAVLNR, encoded by the coding sequence ATGAGCGCGGATCCGGGGACGCCGAACCTAGGGGAGGTGAGAGCCGCCCACCGGCTGGACGAAGCCGCCCTGGACCGCTGGCTCGCGGCCAATGTCGAGGGCTATCGGGGCCCCCTGAGCGTCAGCCAGTTCAAGGGCGGGGCGTCGAACCCGACCTATCTGCTGAGCGCCGGCGGGGCACGCTACGTCCTGCGCAAGAAGCCGCCGGGCCTGCTGCTGGCCAGCGCCCACCAGGTGGACCGCGAGTACCGGGTGATGAAGGCGCTGGGCGAGGTGGGCTTCCCGGTCCCGCGCATGCGGGCGCTCTGCGAGGACGACGCCGTCATCGGGACCAGCTTCTACGTCATGGATTTCCTAGAGGGCCGGATCTTCCGCGATGCGCGGCTGCCGGGGCTGGAGCCCGCCGAGCGGCGCGCGATCTATGACGAGCTCAACGCCGTCCTCGCCAGGCTGCACGCCATCGACCCCGTGGCGGTGGGGCTTGGCGACTTCGGCCGGCCAGGCAACTATTTCGAGCGCCAGATCGGGCGCTTCATCAAGCAGTACCGGGGCGCCGAGACCGAGACCATGCCGGCCATGGAGGCGCTGATCGAACAGCTGCCGGGGCGCATCCCCGCCGAGGGTCCCGTGACCATCGCCCACGGCGACTATCGGCTGGAGAACGTCATGTTCCACCCGACCGAGCCCAGGATCATCGCCGTACTGGACTGGGAGCTCTCGACGCTGGGCCATCCCCTGGCGGACCTGGCCTATACTTGCATCCTTTGGCACTCGCGCTCGGAGAGCTGGGGGACCCTGGACGGAATCGATCTGGCCGCCGCGGGCATCCCGACCGAAGAGCAGCACGTGGCGGCCTATTGCCGGCGCACGGGCCGCGACGGGATCGAAGACTTCCCCTTCTACCTGGCCTTTTCGCTGTTCCGCCTGGCCTCGATCTCGCAGGGCGTGTTCAAGCGGAACCTGGACGGCATCGGGACCAGCGATCCGAGTACGGACAATAGCGGCGCCCGCACCCTGGCCGAAACGGCCCTGGCGGTGCTGAACCGCTAG
- a CDS encoding amidohydrolase family protein, with protein sequence MYDIVIRNGLVVDGTGEPGFRADVAIRDGKIVEVGSVEGEGRREIDAAGRVVAPGFIDPHTHFDVQLLWDGAAKPALEHGVTSIVPGNCSLSLAPLKAADRRAVVGMFQQIEEMPPEAFTEAFDWTWEDFAGYRDAIAKNLSINVAPLVGHSVIRVWVMGEAAQQRTANAAEISAMQDLLRECLAAGAVGLSTSFVDVDERARPVPSRFADSAELDALCAVLGEYGRMLQVVPEFYATDITIARIDQLSELSLRHNIPTTFSPVFDNRGSPNNVPRTLARVEEQFARGARVWPQMQTRPIDISFSLRRPSLFFASLPGWIRTLRLPMAERIAALKDEATVARLISDAGADGGLARMGHLTVRGGDAAPPELTGKTLAEIADQRGQGCARALIDLSLEHDLDLAFLSANMGHDATDRIGPMLAHPLVHIGASDGGAHISSFSTYGDTGYLFSEFVRKGRHLTLEAAVKKITSDTAEIWGLKNRGRLAPGWAADVVVFDAATLGRGDERPVFDMPGDGLRYVRDALGVEAVLVNGQVAYADGAYTNARSGVICT encoded by the coding sequence ATGTACGACATCGTCATCCGCAACGGCTTGGTGGTGGACGGCACGGGCGAGCCGGGCTTCCGCGCCGACGTCGCCATCCGGGACGGCAAGATCGTCGAGGTCGGGTCGGTCGAGGGCGAGGGCCGCCGCGAGATCGACGCAGCGGGCCGCGTGGTAGCCCCGGGCTTCATCGATCCCCACACCCATTTCGACGTCCAGCTGCTGTGGGACGGCGCCGCCAAGCCCGCGCTTGAGCATGGCGTCACCTCCATCGTGCCCGGCAACTGCTCGCTATCCCTGGCGCCCCTGAAGGCCGCCGACCGGCGGGCCGTGGTCGGCATGTTCCAGCAGATCGAGGAAATGCCGCCCGAGGCGTTCACCGAGGCCTTCGACTGGACCTGGGAGGACTTCGCCGGCTACCGCGACGCTATCGCCAAGAATCTGTCGATCAATGTGGCGCCCCTGGTGGGTCACAGCGTGATCCGGGTCTGGGTCATGGGCGAGGCCGCCCAGCAACGCACTGCCAACGCCGCCGAGATCTCCGCCATGCAGGACCTGCTGCGCGAATGCCTGGCCGCGGGCGCTGTGGGGCTCTCCACCAGCTTCGTCGACGTCGACGAACGCGCCCGCCCGGTGCCGAGCCGTTTCGCCGACTCCGCCGAGCTCGACGCCCTGTGCGCGGTGCTGGGCGAGTATGGCCGGATGCTCCAGGTGGTCCCGGAATTCTACGCCACCGACATCACCATCGCCCGCATCGACCAGCTCTCCGAACTGTCCCTGCGCCATAACATCCCCACCACCTTTTCGCCGGTGTTCGACAACCGGGGCAGCCCCAACAACGTGCCGCGCACCCTGGCGCGGGTGGAGGAGCAGTTCGCCCGCGGCGCACGGGTCTGGCCGCAGATGCAGACCCGGCCGATCGACATCAGCTTCTCGCTGCGCCGGCCCAGCCTGTTCTTCGCCAGCCTGCCCGGCTGGATCCGCACCCTGCGCCTGCCCATGGCCGAACGGATCGCCGCCCTGAAGGATGAGGCCACCGTGGCACGCCTGATCTCCGACGCCGGGGCCGACGGCGGCCTTGCGCGGATGGGCCATCTGACGGTGCGCGGCGGCGACGCCGCGCCGCCCGAGCTGACGGGCAAGACCCTGGCCGAGATCGCCGACCAGCGCGGCCAGGGCTGCGCGCGCGCCCTGATCGATCTGTCGCTGGAGCACGATCTCGACCTGGCCTTCCTGTCGGCGAACATGGGCCATGACGCAACCGACCGCATCGGCCCCATGCTGGCCCACCCGCTGGTTCACATCGGCGCCAGCGACGGCGGGGCCCACATCTCGTCGTTCTCGACCTATGGCGACACGGGCTACCTGTTCAGCGAGTTCGTCCGCAAGGGCCGGCACCTGACCCTTGAGGCGGCGGTCAAGAAGATCACCTCCGACACGGCCGAGATCTGGGGCCTCAAGAACCGGGGCCGCCTGGCGCCCGGTTGGGCGGCCGACGTGGTGGTGTTCGACGCCGCCACCTTGGGGCGCGGCGACGAGCGTCCGGTCTTCGACATGCCGGGCGACGGCCTGCGCTATGTCCGCGACGCCCTCGGGGTCGAGGCCGTCCTGGTGAACGGCCAGGTCGCCTATGCGGACGGCGCCTATACGAACGCACGCTCCGGCGTGATCTGCACCTAG